In the Mycobacteriales bacterium genome, one interval contains:
- a CDS encoding patatin-like phospholipase family protein produces the protein MSGLQALLHRRPEGRPGAGVREAVVLSGGGSLGAAQVGALRALFEAGIRPDLFVGCSVGALNAAFLAVNPTLDRLAELEQVWYRLDRKDIFGSRRLAGQVLQLAVRRGDHLCDPQALRALVRRWVPLEDLSDTAVPCHVVTTDLRSGRPCWWSAGDPVALLTASACLPAIFPPVPLDGSLHVDGGVTCPVPVQRALELGATRTWVVDVNGAGDDRSTDPRNPLEVLLRAFAISRSSLDGGTPAGDPPGQRVVRLPRIHAGPVEMRDFRHTARLMQVGYAAGRVAVAGEAAAVPAPRRPTGAGRRRQPAVRPALVPTS, from the coding sequence ATGTCCGGTCTGCAGGCACTGCTGCACCGACGCCCGGAAGGTCGACCCGGCGCGGGTGTGCGTGAGGCCGTGGTGCTGTCCGGCGGCGGCAGCCTCGGCGCCGCACAGGTGGGTGCCCTGCGCGCGCTGTTCGAGGCGGGTATCCGGCCGGACCTGTTCGTCGGCTGCTCCGTCGGCGCGCTCAACGCCGCCTTCCTGGCTGTGAACCCGACCCTCGACCGTCTCGCGGAGCTCGAGCAGGTGTGGTACAGGCTCGACCGCAAGGACATCTTCGGCTCGCGGCGGCTGGCCGGGCAGGTCCTGCAGCTCGCCGTGCGGCGGGGTGACCACCTGTGCGACCCGCAGGCGCTGCGCGCGCTGGTGCGGCGCTGGGTCCCGTTGGAAGACCTGTCCGACACCGCCGTGCCGTGCCACGTCGTGACCACCGACCTGCGCTCGGGTCGGCCCTGCTGGTGGAGTGCGGGCGACCCGGTCGCCCTGCTGACCGCCAGCGCCTGCCTCCCGGCCATCTTCCCGCCCGTACCGCTCGACGGGAGCCTGCACGTCGACGGCGGCGTCACCTGCCCGGTGCCCGTCCAGCGGGCACTCGAGCTCGGCGCCACCCGTACCTGGGTCGTCGACGTCAACGGTGCCGGGGACGACCGGTCCACCGACCCGCGCAACCCCCTCGAGGTGCTGCTCCGGGCGTTCGCGATCAGCCGCTCCTCCCTCGACGGCGGCACACCCGCCGGAGACCCCCCGGGGCAGCGGGTCGTCCGACTCCCCCGGATCCACGCGGGACCGGTCGAGATGCGCGACTTCCGGCACACCGCCCGGCTGATGCAGGTCGGCTACGCCGCCGGTCGCGTCGCGGTGGCCGGCGAGGCGGCGGCCGTCCCCGCGCCGCGGCGCCCGACCGGGGCAGGGCGGCGCCGACAGCCTGCTGTCCGTCCGGCCCTGGTCCCGACGTCGTAA
- a CDS encoding glycosyltransferase, with amino-acid sequence MSAPPDVPPPDVPPPDVPPPDVAALAERRAAARAAKDFAESDRLRDELAEAGWSVRDRPGGYTLTPRPPYDVLPSVDALPDRSGEPDTHRCTVALLVDGWPEDVQTCVRALLAHTPRDVRVVLLENGRTDAGVVVHELAGGRVTSWHVERPAGWGPARQALVRADTAAVHVLMDLSSVLEGDALTPLLAALDDPGVAAAGWRGVQVRDGWTEFEDADAGDVEALLGYLVAVRRSAALQVPLPAKAVFYRNADIEWSFLLREAGVGRLVAVDLPVRQDRHHGYHDSDPVLRDRESRKTYDRFLQRFRGREELRL; translated from the coding sequence ATGTCCGCGCCGCCCGACGTCCCCCCGCCCGACGTCCCCCCGCCCGACGTCCCCCCGCCCGACGTCGCCGCCCTGGCCGAACGCCGGGCCGCTGCCCGCGCGGCGAAGGACTTCGCCGAGAGCGACCGGCTGCGGGACGAGCTCGCCGAGGCCGGCTGGTCGGTCCGCGACCGGCCGGGCGGCTACACCCTGACACCGCGCCCGCCGTACGACGTCCTGCCGTCGGTGGACGCGCTGCCGGATCGCAGCGGGGAGCCGGACACGCACCGCTGCACGGTCGCGCTGCTCGTGGACGGCTGGCCCGAGGACGTGCAGACCTGTGTCCGGGCGCTGCTGGCGCACACGCCGCGGGACGTACGCGTGGTGCTGCTCGAGAACGGCCGGACCGACGCCGGCGTCGTCGTGCACGAGTTGGCGGGCGGGCGGGTGACGTCGTGGCACGTCGAGCGGCCGGCCGGCTGGGGGCCGGCGCGGCAGGCGCTGGTGCGCGCCGACACGGCGGCCGTGCACGTGCTGATGGACCTCTCGTCCGTGCTCGAGGGGGACGCCCTCACTCCGCTGCTGGCCGCGCTCGACGACCCGGGCGTCGCCGCCGCCGGCTGGCGCGGGGTGCAGGTCAGGGATGGCTGGACCGAGTTCGAGGACGCCGACGCGGGCGACGTCGAGGCGCTGCTCGGTTATCTCGTGGCGGTCCGCCGCTCGGCGGCGCTGCAGGTGCCGCTGCCGGCCAAGGCGGTCTTCTACCGCAACGCCGACATCGAGTGGTCGTTCCTGCTGCGCGAGGCCGGCGTCGGCCGGCTGGTCGCGGTCGACCTGCCGGTCCGTCAGGACCGGCACCACGGTTATCACGACAGCGACCCGGTGCTGCGCGACCGCGAGTCCAGGAAGACCTATGACCGCTTCTTGCAGCGCTTCCGGGGTCGGGAGGAGTTGCGTCTGTAG
- a CDS encoding MaoC family dehydratase: MPAYDEVEVGTELPARTFPIVRADLVRYCGASGDLNVIHWNERIAKAVGLPDVIAHGMLTMAKAGTAVTDWAGDPGAVESYSVRFSRPVVVPDDDQGALLTVRGTVEDKRADGRVVVGLVATVDDVKVLMAAKAVVRLR, from the coding sequence GTGCCGGCGTACGACGAGGTCGAGGTCGGTACCGAGCTACCGGCGCGGACGTTCCCGATCGTGCGTGCGGACCTCGTCCGCTACTGCGGGGCCAGTGGCGATCTCAACGTCATCCACTGGAACGAGCGGATCGCGAAGGCGGTGGGCCTGCCCGACGTGATCGCGCACGGCATGCTCACGATGGCCAAGGCCGGCACCGCCGTGACCGACTGGGCCGGCGACCCCGGCGCGGTGGAGAGCTACTCCGTGCGCTTCAGCCGGCCGGTGGTGGTGCCCGACGACGACCAGGGTGCGCTCCTCACCGTGCGCGGCACGGTGGAGGACAAGCGCGCGGACGGCCGCGTGGTCGTCGGGCTGGTCGCCACCGTCGACGACGTGAAGGTCCTGATGGCCGCCAAGGCAGTCGTCCGCCTGCGCTGA
- a CDS encoding MaoC family dehydratase N-terminal domain-containing protein — MPVNRDLVGRQYPSSATFEVGREHIRGFAEAVGDRSPACTDPEAARALGHPDVIAPPTFLTVLNFRFESDGPIADPALGLDYALVVHGEQSFELHRPVRAGDVLSSVQSVADIKDVGRNELVTTVTEVVAADGERVATLRSTLVSRGTAAPRKA; from the coding sequence GTGCCCGTCAACCGCGACCTCGTCGGCCGCCAGTACCCCTCCTCCGCCACCTTCGAAGTCGGGCGTGAGCACATCCGCGGGTTCGCCGAGGCGGTCGGCGACCGCTCGCCGGCCTGCACGGATCCGGAGGCGGCCCGCGCGCTCGGGCACCCCGACGTGATCGCTCCGCCGACCTTCCTCACGGTGCTGAACTTCCGCTTCGAGAGCGACGGACCGATCGCGGACCCGGCGCTCGGCCTGGACTACGCGCTGGTCGTGCACGGCGAGCAGAGCTTCGAGCTGCACCGTCCGGTCCGCGCCGGCGATGTCCTGTCCAGTGTGCAGAGCGTCGCCGACATCAAGGACGTCGGCCGCAACGAGTTGGTCACCACGGTCACCGAGGTGGTCGCGGCCGACGGCGAGCGGGTCGCCACGCTGCGGTCGACCCTCGTCAGCCGAGGCACCGCCGCGCCGAGGAAGGCCTGA
- the rpmG gene encoding 50S ribosomal protein L33: MAATDVRPKITMACQVCKNRNYITKKNRRNDPDRMDLKKFCPHCRQHTDHRETR, from the coding sequence ATGGCCGCCACCGATGTACGCCCGAAGATCACGATGGCCTGTCAGGTGTGCAAGAACCGCAACTACATCACCAAGAAGAACCGGCGCAACGACCCGGACCGGATGGACCTGAAGAAGTTCTGCCCACACTGCCGGCAGCACACCGACCACCGCGAGACGCGCTAG
- a CDS encoding LysR family transcriptional regulator — protein MHIADLEALHAAVETGSVSAAARRLRASQPAVTRRLQRLEADLGVRLLDRSPAGVEPTAAGRRAARSAEDILAAVARLRTDLAGQAPLLGTVRVVASTTPGDHLVPALVAGFAEQHPGLRVDVLAADSGDVPAALLGRRADVGFTGRCDPDPRLVHVPVATDEVVLAVRADHRLAGAGSVSVAELAGERMIWREPGSGTQRSFLEALAEVGQALAEGAPALTVGSGSAVVSAVRAGSGIGVVSRRAVEATDGVVALRIDGRPVLRQLWMVRLADRRQPEQVRALLAHVERAATADPAGNPAATSGGRAAPTV, from the coding sequence GTGCACATCGCAGATCTCGAGGCGCTGCACGCTGCCGTCGAGACCGGCAGCGTGTCCGCCGCCGCACGCCGGCTGCGCGCCTCCCAGCCGGCGGTGACGCGCCGGCTCCAGCGGCTGGAGGCCGACCTCGGCGTGCGGCTGCTGGACCGCAGCCCCGCCGGCGTCGAACCGACCGCCGCCGGAAGGCGTGCCGCACGGTCCGCCGAGGACATCCTCGCCGCCGTCGCCCGGCTGCGCACCGACCTGGCCGGCCAGGCTCCCCTGCTCGGCACGGTCCGGGTGGTGGCCAGCACCACGCCGGGCGACCATCTGGTCCCCGCCCTGGTCGCCGGCTTCGCCGAGCAACACCCCGGCCTGCGGGTCGACGTGCTCGCCGCCGACTCCGGCGACGTCCCGGCGGCCCTGCTCGGGCGCCGTGCGGATGTCGGCTTCACGGGGCGGTGTGACCCCGACCCCCGGCTGGTCCACGTGCCGGTCGCCACCGACGAGGTCGTGCTGGCGGTCCGTGCCGACCATCGGCTGGCGGGGGCGGGGAGCGTGTCGGTGGCCGAGCTGGCCGGGGAGCGGATGATCTGGCGTGAGCCGGGTTCCGGCACCCAGCGCTCGTTCCTGGAGGCCCTCGCGGAGGTGGGCCAGGCGCTGGCGGAGGGCGCGCCGGCCCTCACCGTCGGCTCGGGCTCGGCCGTCGTGTCGGCCGTCCGGGCCGGCTCGGGGATCGGCGTCGTGAGCCGCCGGGCGGTCGAGGCGACGGACGGGGTGGTGGCGCTGCGCATCGACGGCCGGCCGGTGCTCCGGCAGCTGTGGATGGTGCGCCTGGCGGATCGCCGTCAGCCCGAGCAGGTCCGCGCCCTGCTGGCGCACGTGGAGCGGGCTGCGACAGCGGATCCGGCCGGCAATCCCGCCGCGACCTCGGGCGGGCGAGCGGCCCCGACCGTGTAG
- a CDS encoding putative selenate ABC transporter substrate-binding protein, with protein sequence MPKLVALFAAAVLSLAGCGSGSAAAPGVPTLVIGGIPDQDVALLQERFDSLAEHLSQVLDIPVRYQPTTSYAALVTAFASGDVKLGWFGGLTGVQARLETPGAHAVAQRPIDTRFRSVFVAGNAVRGDRLENLAGTSFTFGSESSTSGHLMPRFFLAEAGVDADTDLDGPPGYSGSHDTTWKLVEAGTYQAGALNESVWDRAVAKGQVDTSKVREVSRTPEYVDYHWVAHPDLDEVYGAGTQQRIVDALLGMDEAGPEARKILELFEDSSFIAAEDASYRDIEQVARELGLIGS encoded by the coding sequence ATGCCCAAGCTCGTCGCGCTGTTTGCCGCCGCCGTCCTGTCGCTGGCCGGCTGCGGGAGCGGCAGTGCTGCCGCTCCCGGTGTCCCGACCCTGGTGATCGGCGGCATCCCGGACCAGGACGTCGCGCTGCTCCAGGAGCGCTTCGACTCCCTCGCGGAGCACCTCTCGCAGGTGCTGGACATCCCCGTGCGCTACCAGCCGACGACCAGCTACGCCGCGCTGGTCACCGCGTTCGCCTCGGGCGACGTCAAGCTCGGCTGGTTCGGTGGTCTGACCGGGGTGCAGGCCCGGCTGGAGACGCCGGGGGCGCACGCAGTCGCGCAGCGGCCCATCGACACCCGTTTCCGGTCGGTGTTCGTGGCCGGCAACGCGGTCCGCGGCGACCGGCTCGAGAACCTGGCCGGCACGTCCTTCACCTTCGGCAGCGAGAGCTCGACCTCCGGACACCTGATGCCCCGCTTCTTCCTCGCGGAGGCAGGCGTCGACGCCGACACCGACCTCGACGGGCCGCCTGGCTACTCCGGCTCGCACGACACCACCTGGAAGCTGGTCGAGGCAGGGACCTACCAGGCCGGCGCACTGAACGAGTCGGTCTGGGACCGCGCGGTGGCCAAGGGGCAGGTCGACACCTCCAAGGTCCGCGAGGTCTCGCGTACGCCGGAGTACGTCGACTACCACTGGGTCGCGCATCCGGACCTCGACGAGGTGTACGGCGCCGGCACCCAGCAGCGCATCGTCGACGCGCTGCTCGGCATGGACGAGGCCGGCCCGGAGGCCCGCAAGATCCTCGAACTGTTCGAGGACTCCTCCTTCATCGCTGCCGAGGACGCCAGCTACCGCGACATCGAGCAGGTGGCGCGCGAGCTCGGACTGATCGGCTCCTGA
- a CDS encoding ATP-binding cassette domain-containing protein yields MRSDRALGTGGAALRGVTVSYRGRIMVGPVSLVLAAGETVALVGPNGAGKTSLLRLLAGQLPPASGRVSVGGRDLPALTGRRELPRRVGLLPQALDLVPQLSVRHNVQAGALGRWGLLRSLAALLLPLEHPAARVAAERVGLAERWQQRVAELSGGERQRVALARLLVQDPALLLADEPVAALDPGRADDLLGLLCTTARADGRALVVSLHSPELAQRHVDRIVGLRAGQVVFDLPTAGVTRDLLDRLYRLPETTLAPRVLDAG; encoded by the coding sequence GTGCGCAGCGACCGCGCTCTCGGCACCGGCGGGGCCGCGCTCCGCGGCGTGACCGTCTCCTACCGCGGACGGATCATGGTCGGCCCGGTCTCGCTGGTGCTCGCGGCCGGTGAGACCGTCGCGCTGGTCGGGCCGAACGGCGCCGGCAAGACGTCACTGCTGCGGCTGCTCGCCGGTCAGTTGCCGCCGGCCAGCGGCCGGGTCTCGGTCGGCGGCCGGGACCTGCCGGCCCTGACCGGACGCCGCGAGCTGCCGCGGCGGGTCGGGCTGCTCCCCCAGGCGCTGGACCTGGTCCCGCAGCTGTCGGTGCGGCACAACGTGCAGGCCGGCGCGCTCGGCCGCTGGGGGTTGCTGCGCTCGCTCGCGGCGCTCCTCCTGCCGCTCGAGCACCCCGCGGCGCGTGTGGCTGCGGAACGGGTCGGCCTGGCCGAGCGCTGGCAGCAGCGGGTGGCCGAGCTGTCCGGCGGCGAGCGGCAGCGGGTCGCACTGGCCCGCCTGCTGGTGCAGGACCCGGCGCTGCTGCTCGCCGACGAACCGGTCGCGGCGCTGGACCCGGGGCGTGCCGACGACCTGCTCGGCCTGCTGTGCACGACCGCGCGGGCCGACGGGCGCGCGCTGGTCGTCAGCCTGCACTCCCCCGAGCTGGCCCAGCGGCACGTCGACCGGATCGTGGGGCTGCGGGCCGGACAGGTGGTGTTCGACCTGCCCACGGCGGGGGTGACCCGCGACCTGCTCGACCGGCTCTACCGGCTCCCGGAGACCACCCTGGCGCCGCGGGTGCTGGACGCCGGATGA
- a CDS encoding ABC transporter permease subunit, whose translation MTAPVLVPVRPRPGRRSLLAALLGVPFALSLAVVAGELAGSGGAAAARSLLVSVLRPELSPAFLVTTAEATAVTAAYAVAGMSVAVLLGVPGALLVSGVLTRRPVTRAVTVTGGRGLLALLRSMHELVWALLLLTVLGLNPVTGVLAIGIPYGATIARVLGDRLLDVPQAPLDALRAVGASPAQVLLHGRVPLAAASLVTYLAYRLECAVRTAAVLSFIGLGGIGFQIEIALADLRFERVWTLLAALVLLVVTVDRSSVRIRARYIV comes from the coding sequence ATGACCGCACCGGTCCTCGTGCCGGTGCGTCCACGCCCGGGCCGCCGCAGCCTGCTCGCCGCGCTGCTGGGCGTGCCCTTCGCCCTCAGCCTGGCAGTCGTCGCCGGCGAGCTGGCCGGCAGCGGCGGTGCCGCCGCCGCCCGCTCGCTGCTCGTCTCGGTGCTCCGCCCGGAGCTGTCACCGGCGTTTCTCGTCACGACCGCCGAGGCCACTGCGGTGACCGCGGCCTACGCCGTGGCCGGTATGTCGGTGGCCGTCCTGCTCGGCGTGCCCGGCGCGCTGCTGGTCAGCGGCGTGCTCACCCGGCGGCCCGTCACGCGCGCGGTCACCGTGACCGGCGGGCGGGGCCTTCTCGCCCTGCTGCGGTCGATGCACGAGCTGGTGTGGGCGCTGCTGCTGCTCACCGTCCTCGGACTGAACCCGGTCACCGGGGTGCTCGCCATCGGCATCCCGTACGGCGCGACGATCGCGCGGGTCCTCGGCGACCGCCTGCTCGACGTCCCGCAGGCACCGCTCGACGCGCTGCGGGCCGTGGGTGCCTCGCCGGCACAGGTGCTGCTGCACGGGCGGGTGCCGCTGGCCGCGGCCAGCCTCGTCACCTACCTCGCCTACCGGCTCGAGTGCGCCGTCCGTACGGCGGCCGTGCTGTCCTTCATCGGCCTCGGCGGGATCGGCTTCCAGATCGAGATCGCGCTCGCCGACCTGCGCTTCGAACGCGTCTGGACGCTGCTCGCGGCGCTCGTGCTCCTGGTCGTGACGGTCGACCGGTCCTCAGTCCGGATCCGCGCCCGGTACATCGTGTGA
- a CDS encoding ABC transporter permease subunit, whose translation MSAPPTSDAELAQARALPPPAPPVVRPPVRGRTVVLGLLALTAVAWTLVLSQAGTPVPRLAEVGERALGLLTAFAGAGQDAPPAYTDPERLRLVGRLAVDTVVMSVLATGLAAVGALLTVGLAARSLAGGPGADRWDATRRLLRRLLLVCVRALHVLTRSVPEVVWALLVVFLVRPGILAGALALAVHEFGVLGRLGSDLVDDVDRGPLRSLRAAGAGKAATLTYGVLPQALPQLITLLLYRWEVTVRASVVVGFLTGAGLGYQLRLDLSFRRWTDVALVLLAYIALVWAADATSSVLRRLAR comes from the coding sequence GTGAGCGCCCCGCCGACCAGCGACGCCGAACTCGCGCAGGCCCGCGCCCTGCCGCCGCCGGCGCCCCCCGTCGTGCGCCCGCCGGTGCGCGGGCGGACGGTGGTCCTCGGCCTGCTCGCGCTGACCGCGGTGGCCTGGACGCTCGTGCTGTCCCAGGCGGGGACCCCCGTTCCCCGGCTCGCCGAGGTCGGCGAGCGCGCTCTCGGTCTGCTGACGGCGTTCGCAGGGGCAGGGCAGGACGCGCCGCCGGCCTACACCGATCCGGAGCGCCTGCGGCTGGTGGGCCGACTGGCGGTCGACACGGTCGTCATGAGCGTGCTGGCCACCGGACTGGCCGCAGTCGGTGCGCTCCTGACGGTCGGACTCGCCGCCCGCAGCCTGGCCGGCGGGCCGGGTGCCGACCGGTGGGACGCCACCCGCCGCCTCCTGCGCCGGCTGCTGCTGGTCTGCGTACGCGCCCTGCACGTGCTGACCCGGTCGGTGCCGGAGGTGGTCTGGGCGCTGCTCGTCGTCTTCCTGGTCCGGCCCGGGATCCTGGCCGGCGCGCTCGCGCTGGCCGTGCACGAGTTCGGCGTGCTCGGCCGGCTCGGGTCCGACCTGGTCGACGACGTGGACCGCGGCCCGCTGCGCAGCCTGCGCGCCGCCGGCGCCGGAAAAGCTGCGACGCTGACCTACGGCGTGCTCCCGCAGGCCCTGCCACAGCTGATCACGCTGCTGCTCTACCGCTGGGAGGTCACCGTACGAGCCAGCGTCGTCGTCGGCTTCCTCACCGGCGCGGGTCTGGGCTACCAGCTCCGGCTGGACCTGTCGTTCCGACGCTGGACCGACGTGGCCCTCGTGCTCCTTGCCTACATCGCGCTGGTCTGGGCAGCCGATGCGACCTCCTCGGTGCTGCGCCGGCTGGCCCGGTGA
- a CDS encoding transposase — MTADLLALRDWLSANRVTLVVMESTSVFWRPVFYTLEHAMECWLLNARHMRNVPGQKTDMADAAWIAQLVEHGLVKPSFVPPPPIRELRTLTRYRKTQIEERTRQAQRLDKMLQDAV, encoded by the coding sequence ATGACTGCTGACCTGCTCGCGTTGCGCGACTGGTTGTCGGCGAATCGGGTGACGCTGGTTGTGATGGAGTCGACCAGCGTGTTCTGGCGTCCGGTGTTCTACACACTCGAGCACGCCATGGAGTGCTGGCTGCTCAACGCCCGGCACATGCGCAACGTGCCAGGTCAGAAGACCGACATGGCAGACGCGGCCTGGATCGCTCAGCTGGTCGAGCACGGGCTGGTCAAGCCCAGCTTCGTCCCGCCGCCACCGATCCGCGAGCTGCGCACCCTCACGCGCTACCGCAAGACCCAGATCGAGGAACGCACCCGGCAGGCACAGCGATTGGACAAGATGTTGCAGGACGCTGTGTGA